DNA from Devosia yakushimensis:
GCTCGATCCTTACCTCAATGTGGACCCCGGCACGATGTCGCCCACCCAGCACGGTGAGGTGTTCGTCACCGACGACGGCGCCGAGACCGATCTGGATTTGGGGCATTATGAGCGCTTTACCGGCCGGGCGGCCAATAAGCGCGATAACATCACCACCGGTCGCATCTATTCCGATATCCTGGCCAAGGAGCGCAAGGGCGAGTATCTGGGCGCCACGGTGCAGGTCATTCCCCACGTCACCGACGCGATCAAGAATTTCGTCATCGAAGGCAATGAAGAGTTCGATTTCGTGCTGGTCGAAATCGGCGGCACAGTCGGCGACATCGAGGGCCTGCCGTTCTTCGAGGCGATCCGCCAGCTTGGCAACGATCTGCCGCGCGGTCACGCTGCCTACCTGCATCTGACGCTGATGCCCTATATTCCTTCGGCGGGTGAGCTCAAGACCAAGCCGACCCAGCACTCGGTCAAGGAGCTGCGCTCGATCGGTATCGCGCCGGACGTGCTGCTGGTGCGCTGCGATCGCCCGATCCCCGAGGGCGAGAAGAAGAAGCTATCCCTGTTCTGTAACGTGCGCGAAAGCGCGGTCATTCAGGGCCTCGACGTGGCCTCGATCTATGATGTGCCGTTGGCCTATCACAAGGAAGGGCTGGATCGCGAAATCCTGGCTGCCTTCGGCATTACCGATGCGCCCGAGCCGGATCTGTCGGCCTGGGACGAAGTTTCCGGTCGTCTTCACAACCCCGAAGGCGAGGTCAATATCGCCATTGTGGGCAAATATACCGGCCTCAAGGATGCCTATAAGTCGCTGAGCGAAGCGCTGGCGCATGGCGGGATTGCCAACAAGGTCAAGGTCAACCTGCAGTGGATCGATAGCGAGGTCTTCGAGCGCGACGATCCGGCGCCGTATCTGGAACATGTGCACGGCATTCTGGTGCCCGGCGGGTTCGGCGAGCGCGGTTCGGCCGGCAAGATCGAGGCGGCGCGCTTTGCCCGCGTCAAGGACGTGCCCTATTTCGGCATTTGCTTTGGCATGCAGATGGCTTGTGTCGAAGCGGCCCGCAATACCGCTGGGATCAAGAATGCCTCGTCCACCGAATTCGGCCCGACCAAGGAGCCGATCGTTGGCATGATGACCGAGTGGGTGAAGGGCAACGACACCGAAAAGCGCGGTTCCGAAGGCGATCTGGGCGGTACGATGCGGCTGGGCGCCTATCCGGCGCAGCTGACGCGCGGCAGCCGTGTGGCCGATATTTATGGCTCCACCCGCATTTCCGAGCGTCATCGCCACCGCTACGAAGTCAATATGGACTATCGCAAGCTGCTCGAGAAAAACGGCCTGCTGTTCTCCGGCGTGTCGCCCGATGGCAAGCTGCCCGAGATTGTCGAGCGCACCGATCACCCGTGGTTTATCGGCGTGCAGTTCCACCCAGAGTTGAAATCCAAGCCGTTTGAGCCGCATCCGCTGTTCGCCAGCTTCATTGCAGCGGCGATGGATCAGAGCCGGTTGGTCTAAGGCTGGCCATGGCGGAGATCGTCTCGCTGTCCAAAGCCCGCAAGGCTAAGGCCCGCGCTGCCAAGGAAGCGCAGGCGGTCGAGAACCGGGTCAAGTTCGGTCGGACCAAGGCCGAAAAGGCGCTAGCCGAGGCCGAGAAGGCGTTAGTGGACAAGCGGGCCGATGCCCATAAGCGGGACGAGGACGAGTAGCTTCTATTCCTCATCGCGGATGGCGGCGATGATTTCGGCTAACAGGGCATGTAGATCATCGCGGTGGCCACTATTGGCGGCGCCGGTGGTTTCGTCCGAGGTCATCACGACGGTCAGGTCCAGCGCGGGTACGATGTAGAGCATCTGGCCGCCGAAACCCCAGGCAAAGCGGGTGTCTTCGCCGCCGATGCTGCGCAGGAACCAGCCATAGCCGTAATTGTCGCCGGTGCGGATGGATCGCGTGTGCGGAGACCAGGACTGGTCGATCCAGGCTTGGGAAATGACGCGCGTGCCATCGGGGGCGAGGCCGCCATTGCGGTAGAGTTCGCCGAAGGCCAGGAGCGATCGCGGGCTCATGGCCATCTGGTTGCCGCCCAGATAGATGCCCTGCGGGTCGCGATCCCAGCTGGCAATGGCGAAGCCGGGGACCGCGCCGAGCCATTCGCGGGCATTTTCCAGGGTGGAGCGTCCGGTTTGCTGGGTGAGGATGGCTGACAACAGGTGGCTGGAGCCGGTGGAATAGAGCATGCCGGCGCCCGGATCATCGGCGAAAGGGCGGGCGAGGGCGGCGCGGACCCAATTGTCGCTGGCGACCCAGCGGCCGTAATTGACGCCGGAGGTGGGTTCGAGGCCAGCCCGCATGGTCAGTAAATTGCCGATGGTGATGTCGTCGATGCGGGGATTGGCATTGGAGGGGAGGTCAGCGCGCAGGATTGGTGCGATTGTCTGGTCGGTGCCTTCGAGGATACCTCGTTCGATGGCGATGCCGACTAGGGCAGAAATGATTGTTTTTGAAGCCGATTTTATGTTGGTCGGGGCGTCCAGACGGTGGCCGTTATAACCGCGCTCGGCGATGATTTCGCCCTCCAGTGAGACGATCACGGTTTCCAGTGGTTCGAGCCGCTGGGCATCGTCCAGCACCTCGACCAGAGGCGTGGTTTCCTGGGCGAAAACCGGGGTGGCAAGCAAGATCGATGAGGCGAGGGCGAGGCTGCGAAAGAGCATCGGCAATCCTTTGGCGATGGTGCGACGAAATCACGATTGGGGTGTTAGCACTAGGCATCTTGTTGTGAATGCGGGGTGGGAAGCTGACCGCGTATCTGCGGTGAGGCAATCTGCCAAGCAGTGCGTGCAGGATTGTGGCGCCGGCATCACATTGATTTTAATGGCGTTTTTTGGTTTGCCAGGATTGTGCCATAAAGTATTTGACTTGAGTGCAAATCGCGGTAACGTTCCCATCGTATGAAATGGCCCATTAGAAGCCATTTGGGATGGGTTTATGAATAGCAGCCGCAATCGACGGCCGACCATCATTGATGTGGCAGAGCGCGCCGGCGTGTCCAAGAGCACGGCGGCGCGGGCGCTTGCCGGCTCGGGCAATATCAATGACGAGACACGCGAGCGGGTTTTGCGCGCGGCGGCGGCGACGGGCTATGAGCGCAACCACTTAGCGGTGGGCATGCGTTCGGGCCGTTCGGGCATGCTGGGGCTGGTCATTCCCGATATCACCAATCCGTTCTGGGGTGAGGTGGCGCGTGGCGCGCAGGACCGGGCGGCGGAGAGCGGCGCGTCGCTGCTGGTTTTTTCGTCGGACTGGGATGCGGCCAAGGAAGCCACGCATGTTGGCACGCTGCGGCGGGCGCGGGTGGATGGCGCGATCATCAATCCGGTGGCTGATAATTTCGATGATCATCATCGTTTTGGGCTGCCATTCGTGTTTATCGGATCGAGCGCCGAGCGGTTTGCTGATATATCCAGCGTTGGCTCGGATATCACTCAGGCGGTTCGCCTGGGGATGGATCATCTTGTTTCCAAAGGACATTTTGCGCCGAGCTTTATCGTTGGGCCAAAGTCGCGACTGGCGCGGGCGCGGTTTTTGCGGGCGGTGCATGAGCATTGCGTGGAGCGCGATATCGACCCCGGTATATTGGCCATGGAAGATGGCGAATACACTGTCGAGGGCGGGCGCCAGGCGATGCGGCGGCTGCTGGAGCGGCCGCATGTGGGGCATGTCTGCGTGTTTGCGGCCAATGACATGATGGCGCTGGGTGCCATGATGGCCGTGCGGGAGGCGGGGCTGAATTGTCCGGCCGATGTGTCGATCATCGGTTTTGACGGCATTCCGTCGGGCGAATTTGCCTGGCCGGGGCTGACCACGATTGCCAAGCCAGGCCGGGAGATCGGCGTGCGGGCGGTGGAGCAGCTTTTCGACGAAATCGAACACCGGCCCGAACATGGCCGGGTCTATATGCCGTGCCGGCTGATAGAGCGAGGTTCACTCGCCGATCTGTCGGTGCCAACCCCGAAGCGCGCTGCGACGGGGGCAGGGAGGGTCTGATTATGGTTGCACGACAAGAGCAGCAGCTTGCCGCGACGGCTAGTAATGGGAACGTTCCCGTAGCTGAATCGGCTAACAGACTGTTACCCTCGACAGCAAATTTCGGCGCCAAAGTGCGGCAATGGTGGCCCTATTACGCCATGATGGCGCCGGGCATCATTTTCTTCGTGCTGTTCCACTATCTGCCGATCTGGGAAGCCAAGATTGCGTTTGAGCAGGTGCGGATCATTCCGCCCAATATCTGGGTCGGCATCAAGCATTTCCAGGTGCTGTTCACCTCGCCGGTGTTCTGGCAGGTGCTGGTCAATACGCTCATCATTTCCGGCATGAAAATGGCCTTCGTGTTTCCGGTGCCGATCATCGTGGCGCTGATGTTGAACGAGGTGCGGAGCGGCTCGCTACGCAAGTTCATCCAGTCGGCGGTGTATCTGCCGCACTTTTTGAGCTGGGTGGTGATCGCGGGCGTGTTCATTGCGGCGCTGTCGCCGAGCAATGGCGTGGTCAACGACATTACCGGGTTCTTTGGCGGGCAGCCGAAATCCTACATGACCGATACCGGCGCGATCCGCTGGGTGCTGGTGTTTTCGGAAATGTGGCGCTCGGCGGGGTGGGATAGCCTGCTCTATCTGGCGGCGATCATCGCGATCGATCAGGCGCTGTATGACGCGGCTGAGATGGACGGGGCCAATCGCTGGCAGAAGATCCTTTATGTGACCATTCCGGGGATCGTGCCGACCATTGCCACGCTGTTCATTCTCAATGCCGGCATGTTCCTCAGCGCCGACCTCAACCAGGTCATCAACTTCTCCAACGACGTGGTGCGCAGCCAGATCGATATCGTTGACACCTATGTCTACCGCATCGGCTTGCAGACCGGGGAATACTCGCTGGCGACGGCGGCGGGCCTGTTCAAGGCCGTGCTGGGCATGTTGCTGATCCTGCTGGCGCATCTGTTTTCCAAACGACTGACTGGCAAGGGAGTCTGGTGATGGCCGCCAATAATCGCCGCACCCCGCTCGAGCGCGTGGAATATGCGATCATCGTTTCGACACTGCTGTTGCTGGTGGTGGTGACAGTGCAGCCGCTGCTGAATCTACTGGCGGTGTCGCTGTCTGATCCGGCCAAGCTGCCGGGGATGAGCGGCATGGAAGTGCTGCCGCGCGGGCTATCGTTCGATGTGTGGAGCCTGTTGATCAACCACCCCAATGTGCGGGCCGGGTTGCTCAATTCGATCCTGATCACCGGGGTTGGCACGCTGCTCAATATCATTTTCACCGCGCTGATGGCCTGGGGGCTGTCGCGGCCGGGCCTGCCGGGGCGGCGGATATTGTTCATCATGGTGCTGGTCACCATCGTGTTCGACCCCGGCATTATCCCGGACTATTTCGTCAACAAGCGGCTGGGGCTGCTGGATAGCTATTGGTCGGTGATCCTCTTCAAGCTGGTCAATGCCTGGTATCTGATCATCCTGATCCGGTTCTTCGAGGAAATTCCGCAGGAATTGCTCGATGCGGCCGAGCTGGACGGCTCCAACGCGTTCCAGACCTTTTGGTATGTGGTGCTGCCGCTGGCCAAGCCGGCGCTGGCGACGATCACCCTGTTCTACATCGTCTTCCACTGGAACGAGTTTTTCCGGGCGATGATCTACATCACCGACCAGGGCAAGTGGCCGCTGCAGGTGGTGCTCCGGCAATTCGTGATTGGCGGAGACAAGCTGGCCATTGTCGGGGTGGACGCGGCCAATAATTACACCGGGGCCAGCCAGATCGACCTGCGGGCGCTCAAGGCCGGAATGATCATTCTGACCATTGTGCCGATCCTGGTGATTTACCCGCTGATTTTGAAGTTCTTCACCAAGGGGACGATGTCGGGGGCGTTGAAGGGATGACTTTTCGTCACCACCACGCGCCAATCCCCTTCTGCGGAGTCATTCCCGCGAAAGCGGGAACCCCTGTTTTCTTGCTTCGGATACCGGAAACGGAGGTTCCCGCTTTCGCGGGAATGACACCGTGAAAATAGACGGATCCGTCGGCCCAAACATCTAACAACCAAAACACTAGGAGGAGACTGCAATGCTTATGAGGAAACTGCTGCTGGCGACGACTGCGCTGGCTTTTGCCATGGCGCCGGCATTTGCCGAGCCGGTGGTGATCCGGATGGTCAGCAAGGATCTGGTGTCGACCAATCCGCCCGATGTGAAGCATATCGAGCGGATCGAGGCGGCGATGGCAGCCAAGGGCACCGAGATCGATATTCAGATCGTTGATCTGCCCAGCTCCGGCTATGCCGATGCGCTGAGCGTCATGCTGCTCTCGGGCGATATTCCGGACCTGATCTATTTCCAGGGTGGCGATGCCAAGATGGTGGAGCAGGGGATTCTCGAAGACCTGACGCCCTGGATCGAGAAATCGCCGAATCTCAAGGCCGCGCTTTATCCGCATAATGCGGAGCGGTTGGCCAATTACCCCTACCTGCTTTACGTCTATCCGCCGCGGATGCCGCAGCCGGTGATCCGCAAGGATTGGCTGGAAAAGTCAGGCCTGCCGGCGCCGCAGACGGTCGAGGACTATGTCGCGCTGTTCACGGCCATCAAGGATGGCGACTTCGACGGCGACGGGGTGGCCAATACCTATGGCGTGACCACGGCTGACAATACCAATGAGCTGGATTCCATCTTCAACCAGGCTTTTGGCGTGACCGGAAGCTGGATGAAGAATGAGGCCGGCGAGTGGGTCAATGCCCGCATCACGACCCAGGAACGCGACAAGATCGCTTTCTACGCTTCGCTGCGCGAGCAGGGCCTGTTCGACCCCGAATACATCACGTCCAAATTCGATGTGAAGGAGGACAAGTTCTATACCGGCCGGGCCGGCGTGATCTTTGGGTCGTCGGCTGAGGTCATCGACATTTATGGCGGCAAGATGCGCCAGGTGCATCCGGGCACCGAGCTCGTGCTGCTCGCCCCTCCCGGCGGACCGGCAGGGCAGGGCAATCAGGCCATCGACGTGTCCAAGGAAGCGCGTGGCTTTGCCATGTCGTCGCTCTCCGAGCACAAGGAGACGGTGATGGCGCTGCTCGACTTCATGGCGAGCCCGGAAGGCCAATTGCTCGACCGCCTCGGCTTTGAAGGCGAGGAATATACCAAGTCGGGCGACACCTACACGATGACCGACAAGATCGCGACCTGGTATGCGCGGTTCTTTGCCTCCGCCAATTGGACGCCGCCGACCCCCTGGATGAGCACGGCCGCGCAGGCCTCGCTGAAGCAGGTGTCGGACAATTTCAAGCCGGACAATGCGTTTGTGTTCCCCGCTGACTATGCGGCGGACCTGGATGCGACCGAGAGCGTCTATCGGGCTTGGGTCTACAAGTTCATTTCCGGGGAAGCCGGGATGGACCAGTGGCCCGCCTATGTCGCGGAGTGGGAAGCGGCGGGCGGGAGCCGGCTGAATGAGTATGCGCGGACTGTGTTGAAGTAGGCGATTGAGTAACGACACAGGGACCCCCACCCCTCGATCCCTCCCCTCAAGGGGGAGGGAAGCAACGGAGCCGCAAATACGGTGTCGTTGCAGGCACTCCCTCCCCCTTGAGGGGAGGGCCGGGGTGGGGGTCGTTTGGTCAAAAGTGAAAGTCGAATGAGAATGCCAAATTCCCTTCGCGGTCGGGTCCGCGCCATGTTGCACGGCATTGCCCTGGGCGATGCGCTTGGCGCGCCGGTGGAGAAGCTGTCGGCGGCCGATATTCGCCAGCGCTATGGCCGCGTGACCTCGCTCAAGACGCGCTGGCACAAGATGGATTGGGCGCCCGAGGCGCGTAATCATCGGGTGCGTGGGGACGGCATTGTCACCGACGACACGCTGATGACGCTGGCGCTGATGGATATCTATGGCGATACCAAGCGGCATCTGGATGCCTGGGACATGGCGGACGGCATGGTGCGGGAGATTGCCTGGAAGCCGCGCTGGGTGCCGGAATTGCAGCGTGAGGCGATGTTGATCGACCGGCTGTTTTATCCTGAGAAGTGGATTTTTCAGCGGCATCAGCTGAGTTCGTGCGACCCGCGCCAGGGCGGGATCGGGAACATGGTGAATTGTGGGGCGGCTATGTATATCGCGCCGATTGGCGTGGTGCATGCGGCCGATCCCAAGGCCGCCTATGACGAGGCGATTGGCTTTGCCGCGGGGCATCAGGAGAGTTTTGGGCTGGAAGCGGCCGGAGTGATGGCGGCGGCAGTGGCGGCGGCTTTCGTGCCTGATACCAGCATTGAGGCCATTGTCGAGGCGGCGATTGGTGTGGCCAAGGACGGAACGCGCAACGCCATTGTGGAGATTGCCGGGATTGCGCGGGACTTGCGCGGCACCGGGGCGAGCCACGAGGCAGTGTGCGACGCGTTTCATGCGGCCATCGCCAAATATTCGCCCATGGGGGACGATGTGAACCACAGCCCCGAGCGGGTGGGGCGGCTGAGCGATGCCTATCGGCCGTCGCGGCTCAATGCGATCGAGGAGCTGCCGCTGGCGCTGGGCTTTTGCCTACTCAATGACGGGGCGTTCCGGGTGTCGATCGAGGACGGGATCAATTCGGGGCGGGATACGGATTCCATCGGCGTGATGGCCGGGGCGATCCTGGGGGCGCTGCATGGTGAAAGCGTCATTCTGCCCGAAGACCGGGCGCTGCTCGATAGCGCCAATCGGCTCGATCTGACTGCATCGGCCGATGCCTTTACCGCGGTGGCCAAGACCATTCTGACCGCCGACCACCAAGCCGCCGAATCGCGCCAGCGCGCCCGCCTTACTCTTGTTTGAAAGACTTTCCGATGCTCTCTGAAATCCAAATCCTTGAAAAAATCTATGCCGGCTTTATCGGCAAGGCCATTGGCGTGCGCCTGGGCGCGCCCGTGGAGCCGACCATCTGGAGCTATGAGCGCATCCAGAAGACTTATGGCGAGGTGACGCAATATCTGCGCGATTTCAAGAACTTTGCGGCCGATGATGATACCAATGGGCCGGTCTATTTCATCCGGGCGCTGCGCGATTATGGGCTCAATGCGACGGCGGCGGATGTCGGCAAGACGTGGCTCAATTATGCCGCTGAAGAGCATGGCATGTATTGGTGGGGCGGGTTTGGCGTTTCGACCGAGCATACGGCCTATCGCAATCTGCGGGCTGGGATATCAGCGCCGCAGTCGGGGTCGATTGCGCAGAATGGGACGACTGTGGCCGAGCAGATCGGCGGGCAGATTTTCATCGATAGCTGGGGCTGGGTGAACCCGGGCAATCCGCAGAAGGCGGCCGATATGTCGGCCATGGCGGCATCGGTGGCGCATGATGGCGACGGGCTCAATGGCGCGCGGTTCTGCGCGGCGGCGATCGCGGCGGCGTTTGAGGCCAGCTCGATTGACGAGATCATCGCCACGGCGATGGCGACCATTGACGCAGGCTCGACCTATGCGCGGGTTTGCCAGGCAGTGATTGACTTCCACAAGGCCAATCCCGATGACTGGCGGGCTTGCCGCGACATGCTGACGGCGGAATGGGGTTATGACCGCTATCCCGGCGTTTGCCACATCATTCCCAATGCGGGCGTGACCATTATGTCGATCCTTTATGGCAAGGGCGACCTGCCGCGCACGGTCGAGATTGCGACCATGGCGGGCTGGGATACGGACTGCAATGCGGGCAATGCAGGCGCGATTGTCGGCACGTTCGAGGGGCTGCAGCCGGGCTGGGACAAATATCGCAAGCCGATCAATGATTTCCTGGTGGCTTCGGGCATTGTGGGCTCGATCAACATTGTCGATATCCCGAGCTTTGCGCGGGAATTGACGGTGCTGGCGCTGCAATTGGCGGGGCGTGATGTGCCGGCGCTGTGG
Protein-coding regions in this window:
- a CDS encoding DUF4169 family protein, whose amino-acid sequence is MAEIVSLSKARKAKARAAKEAQAVENRVKFGRTKAEKALAEAEKALVDKRADAHKRDEDE
- a CDS encoding extracellular solute-binding protein; this translates as MLMRKLLLATTALAFAMAPAFAEPVVIRMVSKDLVSTNPPDVKHIERIEAAMAAKGTEIDIQIVDLPSSGYADALSVMLLSGDIPDLIYFQGGDAKMVEQGILEDLTPWIEKSPNLKAALYPHNAERLANYPYLLYVYPPRMPQPVIRKDWLEKSGLPAPQTVEDYVALFTAIKDGDFDGDGVANTYGVTTADNTNELDSIFNQAFGVTGSWMKNEAGEWVNARITTQERDKIAFYASLREQGLFDPEYITSKFDVKEDKFYTGRAGVIFGSSAEVIDIYGGKMRQVHPGTELVLLAPPGGPAGQGNQAIDVSKEARGFAMSSLSEHKETVMALLDFMASPEGQLLDRLGFEGEEYTKSGDTYTMTDKIATWYARFFASANWTPPTPWMSTAAQASLKQVSDNFKPDNAFVFPADYAADLDATESVYRAWVYKFISGEAGMDQWPAYVAEWEAAGGSRLNEYARTVLK
- a CDS encoding LacI family DNA-binding transcriptional regulator, with protein sequence MNSSRNRRPTIIDVAERAGVSKSTAARALAGSGNINDETRERVLRAAAATGYERNHLAVGMRSGRSGMLGLVIPDITNPFWGEVARGAQDRAAESGASLLVFSSDWDAAKEATHVGTLRRARVDGAIINPVADNFDDHHRFGLPFVFIGSSAERFADISSVGSDITQAVRLGMDHLVSKGHFAPSFIVGPKSRLARARFLRAVHEHCVERDIDPGILAMEDGEYTVEGGRQAMRRLLERPHVGHVCVFAANDMMALGAMMAVREAGLNCPADVSIIGFDGIPSGEFAWPGLTTIAKPGREIGVRAVEQLFDEIEHRPEHGRVYMPCRLIERGSLADLSVPTPKRAATGAGRV
- a CDS encoding CTP synthase, whose product is MARYIFITGGVVSSLGKGLASAALGAVLQARGYKVRLRKLDPYLNVDPGTMSPTQHGEVFVTDDGAETDLDLGHYERFTGRAANKRDNITTGRIYSDILAKERKGEYLGATVQVIPHVTDAIKNFVIEGNEEFDFVLVEIGGTVGDIEGLPFFEAIRQLGNDLPRGHAAYLHLTLMPYIPSAGELKTKPTQHSVKELRSIGIAPDVLLVRCDRPIPEGEKKKLSLFCNVRESAVIQGLDVASIYDVPLAYHKEGLDREILAAFGITDAPEPDLSAWDEVSGRLHNPEGEVNIAIVGKYTGLKDAYKSLSEALAHGGIANKVKVNLQWIDSEVFERDDPAPYLEHVHGILVPGGFGERGSAGKIEAARFARVKDVPYFGICFGMQMACVEAARNTAGIKNASSTEFGPTKEPIVGMMTEWVKGNDTEKRGSEGDLGGTMRLGAYPAQLTRGSRVADIYGSTRISERHRHRYEVNMDYRKLLEKNGLLFSGVSPDGKLPEIVERTDHPWFIGVQFHPELKSKPFEPHPLFASFIAAAMDQSRLV
- a CDS encoding serine hydrolase domain-containing protein translates to MLFRSLALASSILLATPVFAQETTPLVEVLDDAQRLEPLETVIVSLEGEIIAERGYNGHRLDAPTNIKSASKTIISALVGIAIERGILEGTDQTIAPILRADLPSNANPRIDDITIGNLLTMRAGLEPTSGVNYGRWVASDNWVRAALARPFADDPGAGMLYSTGSSHLLSAILTQQTGRSTLENAREWLGAVPGFAIASWDRDPQGIYLGGNQMAMSPRSLLAFGELYRNGGLAPDGTRVISQAWIDQSWSPHTRSIRTGDNYGYGWFLRSIGGEDTRFAWGFGGQMLYIVPALDLTVVMTSDETTGAANSGHRDDLHALLAEIIAAIRDEE
- a CDS encoding ABC transporter permease, with the translated sequence MVARQEQQLAATASNGNVPVAESANRLLPSTANFGAKVRQWWPYYAMMAPGIIFFVLFHYLPIWEAKIAFEQVRIIPPNIWVGIKHFQVLFTSPVFWQVLVNTLIISGMKMAFVFPVPIIVALMLNEVRSGSLRKFIQSAVYLPHFLSWVVIAGVFIAALSPSNGVVNDITGFFGGQPKSYMTDTGAIRWVLVFSEMWRSAGWDSLLYLAAIIAIDQALYDAAEMDGANRWQKILYVTIPGIVPTIATLFILNAGMFLSADLNQVINFSNDVVRSQIDIVDTYVYRIGLQTGEYSLATAAGLFKAVLGMLLILLAHLFSKRLTGKGVW
- a CDS encoding ADP-ribosylglycohydrolase family protein, with the translated sequence MLSEIQILEKIYAGFIGKAIGVRLGAPVEPTIWSYERIQKTYGEVTQYLRDFKNFAADDDTNGPVYFIRALRDYGLNATAADVGKTWLNYAAEEHGMYWWGGFGVSTEHTAYRNLRAGISAPQSGSIAQNGTTVAEQIGGQIFIDSWGWVNPGNPQKAADMSAMAASVAHDGDGLNGARFCAAAIAAAFEASSIDEIIATAMATIDAGSTYARVCQAVIDFHKANPDDWRACRDMLTAEWGYDRYPGVCHIIPNAGVTIMSILYGKGDLPRTVEIATMAGWDTDCNAGNAGAIVGTFEGLQPGWDKYRKPINDFLVASGIVGSINIVDIPSFARELTVLALQLAGRDVPALWLEDMTRRGVRFDFDLPGATHGFRTEGFNQITLKGGTERHTEDSRGSLEIQLDRLERGQGGRVFWKPFYRRADFDDERYRPMFSPVLDAGQVVSFKVWLDPWNGDGNLRIAPYVRRTMSGAIEETGAWHVPSAEGWQEISFVVPEGDEAIDEVGISIEYFGRLKFLGRLFLADFQIGGAGKTVIEPAREVQELGAITRFTWNRGHWTKSGDRIQGHTATDADLWTGHYYARDLSVTADVQRLSGISQLVTARVQGTGRFYAAGFEGDEVVILREDFGSTVLARAPFKIETGKSYSFEFTLKGDRLSFAVDGKVLIEAKDASYAYGMTGIRLASAGRIGVGRIEIVETA
- a CDS encoding carbohydrate ABC transporter permease, giving the protein MAANNRRTPLERVEYAIIVSTLLLLVVVTVQPLLNLLAVSLSDPAKLPGMSGMEVLPRGLSFDVWSLLINHPNVRAGLLNSILITGVGTLLNIIFTALMAWGLSRPGLPGRRILFIMVLVTIVFDPGIIPDYFVNKRLGLLDSYWSVILFKLVNAWYLIILIRFFEEIPQELLDAAELDGSNAFQTFWYVVLPLAKPALATITLFYIVFHWNEFFRAMIYITDQGKWPLQVVLRQFVIGGDKLAIVGVDAANNYTGASQIDLRALKAGMIILTIVPILVIYPLILKFFTKGTMSGALKG
- a CDS encoding ADP-ribosylglycohydrolase family protein, which codes for MPNSLRGRVRAMLHGIALGDALGAPVEKLSAADIRQRYGRVTSLKTRWHKMDWAPEARNHRVRGDGIVTDDTLMTLALMDIYGDTKRHLDAWDMADGMVREIAWKPRWVPELQREAMLIDRLFYPEKWIFQRHQLSSCDPRQGGIGNMVNCGAAMYIAPIGVVHAADPKAAYDEAIGFAAGHQESFGLEAAGVMAAAVAAAFVPDTSIEAIVEAAIGVAKDGTRNAIVEIAGIARDLRGTGASHEAVCDAFHAAIAKYSPMGDDVNHSPERVGRLSDAYRPSRLNAIEELPLALGFCLLNDGAFRVSIEDGINSGRDTDSIGVMAGAILGALHGESVILPEDRALLDSANRLDLTASADAFTAVAKTILTADHQAAESRQRARLTLV